A part of Propioniciclava coleopterorum genomic DNA contains:
- a CDS encoding ATP-binding protein: MPNPLIDSLLKAVAASPHDVPLRLHLADLLLAEGRSGEAIAQAAYALQTDPTSAEAQALMARALGGSPSAQAAPDAPTDTPAEPAPRRAFPAPDAAATDDPASAPTPAVEPQDADDWDRAAADLLDAAASGRGTGGIAEPLRDGEEPAPADEVWDVEEPKVTLADVGGLQDVKDRLEVSFLAPLRNPELRSMYGKSLRGGLLLYGPPGCGKTFIARAVAGEMGARFINVTLTDVLDMYVGNSEANLHGIFEIARGRTPCVIFLDEIDAIGQKRSQTRHSATRGVVNQLLQELDGIGSDNEGVYVLAATNTPWDIDPALRRPGRLDRTVLVLPPDEAARLAILGHGFADRPTQGLDLARVAKQTDGYTGADLAHLCESAAEAAMMASIRTGSPQPITQRDVQAALKDVRPSAGPWFETARNVVEYADRSGEYDALRDYMQRRRLL, from the coding sequence GTGCCCAACCCTCTGATCGACTCGTTGCTGAAGGCCGTCGCCGCGTCCCCCCACGACGTGCCGCTGCGGCTGCACCTGGCCGACCTGCTGCTGGCCGAGGGCCGCTCGGGCGAGGCCATCGCCCAGGCGGCCTACGCCCTGCAGACCGACCCCACCAGCGCGGAGGCCCAGGCCCTGATGGCGCGGGCGCTGGGCGGCTCGCCGTCGGCGCAGGCCGCCCCCGACGCGCCCACCGACACCCCCGCCGAGCCGGCACCCCGCCGGGCGTTCCCCGCCCCGGACGCCGCGGCCACGGACGACCCCGCCTCCGCCCCGACGCCCGCGGTCGAACCGCAGGACGCCGACGACTGGGATCGCGCCGCCGCCGACCTGCTGGACGCCGCGGCGTCCGGACGCGGCACCGGGGGCATCGCCGAGCCGCTGCGCGACGGCGAGGAGCCGGCCCCCGCCGACGAGGTGTGGGACGTCGAGGAGCCGAAGGTCACCCTCGCCGACGTCGGCGGCCTGCAGGACGTCAAGGACCGGCTCGAGGTCTCGTTCCTCGCTCCCCTGCGCAACCCGGAGCTGCGCAGCATGTACGGCAAGAGCCTGCGCGGCGGCCTGCTGCTGTACGGCCCGCCCGGCTGCGGCAAGACCTTCATCGCCCGCGCCGTCGCCGGCGAGATGGGCGCCCGGTTCATCAACGTCACCCTCACCGACGTGCTCGACATGTACGTGGGCAACTCCGAGGCCAACCTGCACGGCATCTTCGAGATCGCGCGCGGCCGGACGCCGTGCGTGATCTTCCTCGACGAGATCGACGCCATCGGCCAGAAGCGCAGCCAGACCCGGCACTCCGCCACCCGCGGCGTGGTCAACCAGCTCCTCCAGGAACTCGACGGCATCGGCAGCGACAACGAGGGCGTCTACGTGCTGGCCGCCACCAACACGCCGTGGGACATCGACCCGGCGCTGCGGCGTCCCGGGCGCCTCGACCGCACCGTGCTGGTGCTGCCGCCCGACGAGGCGGCGCGGCTCGCCATCCTGGGCCACGGCTTCGCCGACCGCCCCACCCAGGGGCTCGACCTGGCCAGGGTGGCCAAGCAGACCGACGGCTACACCGGCGCCGACCTGGCGCACCTGTGCGAGAGCGCCGCGGAGGCCGCCATGATGGCCAGCATCCGCACCGGTTCCCCGCAGCCGATCACGCAGCGCGACGTGCAGGCCGCCCTCAAGGACGTCCGCCCGTCCGCGGGGCCGTGGTTCGAGACCGCG